In Euphorbia lathyris chromosome 9, ddEupLath1.1, whole genome shotgun sequence, the following are encoded in one genomic region:
- the LOC136205352 gene encoding zinc finger CCCH domain-containing protein 48-like translates to MSDDCVTGDGCQFCVHGFCGDWFSLLVQLKGHTKAICGIALPSRLDKPYSRSNDGMVHVWDSHTGQPTKTINLGEKIGCLIGEGSWIFVGFLDSIKDGSIFAWEGRNDNLKPFNVVASLKCHTVALTCLTVGRKRLY, encoded by the exons ATGTCAGACGATTGTGTTACAGGTGATGGATGCCAGTTTTGTGTTCATGGTTTTTGTGGGGATTGGTTCTCATTGTTGGTACAGCTCAAGGGGCATACTAAG GCTATCTGTGGGATTGCTCTTCCCTCTAGATTAGATAAGCCTTACTCACGCAGCAATGATGGAATGGTGCATGTTTGGGATTCTCATACTGGTCAGCCCACAAAGACGATAAATCTTGGTGAAAAAATTGGATGTTTAATTGGTGAAGGCTCGTGGATATTTGTTGGCTTTCTAGATTCTATTAAG GATGGTTCCATATTCGCATGGGAGGGCAGAAATGACAACCTGAAGCCTTTTAACGTGGTTGCATCTTTGAAATGTCATACTGTTGCTTTAACATGTTTAACTGTGGGAAGGAAGAGGTTATACTAG